The Candidatus Nomurabacteria bacterium DNA window TTGCAAAACATTCCTATCCGCACGGAATTAGGCAATGAGATTCGTAAGGCCTTTGTTACCGAGCGTGGCTACCGACTCATTTCCGTTGACTACTCGCAGATCGAATTGCGAGTTATTGCATCAATTGCGAATGATCCAAAGATGATTGCTACTTTCCAGCGCGGAGAAGATATTCATACCATGACCGCCAGTGCTATTCATGATGTGCCGCCAGAAAAGGTGAGCAAAGAGCTGCGTCGTACAGCAAAAGAAGTGAACTTTGGCGTGATCTACGGCCTAGGATATGTAGGCCTGGCCCAGCGGCAAGGTATTAGCCGAGATGAAGCGCGCGCTTTTATTGAAAAGTATTTTTTCACCTATACCAAAGTGAAAGAGTGGATTGAGCAGACGAAACTCCTGGCTGCTGAGCAGGGTTATGTTGAGACGCTGTATGGACGACGACGCTACTTACCAGAAATCGTTTCCTCCAATCATATGATCCGAGCGCAGGCTGAGCGTATTGCGGTCAACATGCCGATCCAGGGCACAGCAGCGGACCTGATGAAACTAGCTATGTTAAAAGTAGCTGAAGAGCTGCCAAAGGAGTTTCCAAAGGCGCGCATGTTACTCCAAGTACATGACGAGTTGGTATTTGAAGCGCCGGCTGATGAAGCAGAAGCGGTCGCTCGCTTGGTGAAGAAGCTTATGGAAGAAGTAGCTGAGCTACGTGTGCCAGTCTTAGCCGAAGCAGAAATCGGCTTGAACTGGGGTGAGATGAAGGCATTGGAGTAAAGGAAGGAGCCCGAGAAATTTCTCAGGCTCCATAGTCGAGTTCAGCTCGCATGAGCGAATCGGCGTGCGGCGAGGTCATAGTCAACTTCTTTGGCACAGGTCCGCACCGTCTCGGCGCTTGCCTGGACAAAAGGCGAGCGGCAACCGGGCTCAGAGCAAGCCTGCACCGTACGGCCAGGTACATCGTGCCGCATGACCGTTCCCTTGCAGCCCTGCACTACGCAAGGTCCAACCGTTGTACCCGACATCAACTCACTCCTTTCAGGTCTCACTGTTTCTTGGATATCCGCGAAGCACATGACTCCTCCTCTGCTGCAAGTCAAAAATGCGCCCCATGAGCTAAAGAGCGTAACATACGACGTCAGATTTACTCATTAGCCTACTTGTGTCAAGATAGCTGAGCTATGATTATCTTCTTGCACGGTCCAGACACGTATCGTTCAAAGCAGCGCTTACAGGCTTTGCGGACGGCTTTTCAGGAGAAGTATGACAAAGACGGACAGAGTATTGTTCGTCTACACGGGGCTGAATTAAGTGTGGAACAGTTTCGTCAGGCAGTCCATACAGTCGGTCTCTTTAGCCAACGTCGCTGCATTCTTATTGAGGAGCTGCTCGGACAGGGTAAAGCAGCTGTCCAAGATGGAGTCTTGCAGGCGCTTGAGCAAGATATCGTGCCAAAAGATTTTGTGCTTATTTTTTGGGAAGCTGATTTACCAGTTGCAAAAGGAAAGGCAGCGCGCGGCGAGAGCGCTTTGCACACATATCTCCTGAAACAAAAAACTGAGACTTTTCCCTTACTCGATATTGCACATGTACATGGGTGGATTACCCAATATGTGCAAAGCGCTCAGGCAAAGATTGCTCCGGCAGCCGTGCAGCAACTTATTGATCGCATCGGATCTGATTTGTGGCGCATGCAAAGTGAGCTAGAAAAACTGATTGCCTTAGCCGGAGAAGGAGCGATTAGCGTCGAGCTTACCAAGCAAATAGCTCAACAATCAGCTGAGGTAAAAATCTTTGCCTTCAGCGATGCGCTGGCCGCGCGCAATCCCAGTCGGGCAATTATTGAGTT harbors:
- the holA gene encoding DNA polymerase III subunit delta; this encodes MIIFLHGPDTYRSKQRLQALRTAFQEKYDKDGQSIVRLHGAELSVEQFRQAVHTVGLFSQRRCILIEELLGQGKAAVQDGVLQALEQDIVPKDFVLIFWEADLPVAKGKAARGESALHTYLLKQKTETFPLLDIAHVHGWITQYVQSAQAKIAPAAVQQLIDRIGSDLWRMQSELEKLIALAGEGAISVELTKQIAQQSAEVKIFAFSDALAARNPSRAIIELQRLLHDGMHPLALVQMIARQLQTLLLVDEAAQDTQNSATIAKRLGVHPFVAKKSLEQVRRFTRAELLTLHERLVELDHKLKSSRVDPTVLVEEYILGFSTKR